The genomic window GCCGCCCTCCGGCGGCCAGCCGCTGACGGTTGCGGAGGTGAAGAGAATGACGTGCTCTGCCCCTGGATGGGCATGGAAGGCGATTTGTTCCGAATTCCCCTCACCACCGGAATTGGCCAACTGCCGGCGTTAGATGGCCGCCTCGGTCTGCGCGTCGAAAACGTGAAGCCTGGAAGGCCGCATGGCAACGCGCAGCTTATCGCCCACCCTCACCCTTGCGGTCGGCTCGATGCTCGCCACCATGATGCTCTCGCCGACCTTCATATCGAGCAGGATTTCCGAGCCGAGTTGCTCGACCACCTCAATCACAGCATCGAAGCATGGGTGGCCGAGATCAACGCTACCCGCCACGGTGAGGTCCTCCGGCCGCACGCCGAGCATGACCTCGCGTCCGATATGGCCGCGCAGCCGCTGCGCGGTCTCGTCCGGTAGCTTGATGCGCAGGCCGGAGTTCTCGGCGATCAGCGATCCGTTCGCCTCGGTCACCGTAACGGCGGCGAAATTCATGGCCGGGGAGCCGATGAAGCCGGCGACAAACTTGTTGGCGGGCTGATTGTACAACTCTAGCGGCTCCCCCACCTGCTGCACCACGCCGTCTTTCATGACCACGACCCGGTCACCCAGCGTCATGGCTTCGACTTGATCATGAGTAACGTAAATGGCTGTAGTGCCGAGTCGCAGATGCAACTTCTTCAGCTCAACGCGCATCTGCACCCGCAGCTTGGCATCGAGGTTCGACAGCGGCTCGTCGAACAGGAACACGCGAGGGTGGCGCACGATAGCACGGCCTAACGCCACGCGCTGGCGCTGGCCGCCTGAGAGCTGGCGTGGCCTGCGCTTTAGCAATTCGCCGATGCCGAGGATGTCAGCCGCCTCCAGCACGCGCTTGTCTATCTCGGACTTTTCGAATTTGCGCATCTTCAGGCCGAACGCCATGTTGTCGTACACGCTCATGTGCGGGTACAGCGCGTAGTTCTGGAACACCATGGCGATGTCGCGGTCCATGGGCGCCAATTCATTGACCACGTTGCCGTCGATGGAAATATCGCCGGAACTGATCGCTTCAAGCCCGGCGATCATCCTGAGCGTCGTCGTCTTGCCACAGCCGGAGGGGCCGACGAACACCACGAACTCTTTATCGCGGATCTGCAGATTGACGTCTTTGACAGCGTGCACGCTGTCAAAGAACTTGTTGATCCCCTTGAGGACGACCTGGCCCATTCACTTTCACCTGCCTCCCAACGACCTACGCGCAATCTGGATTCGCGCCTTCGAATCCCTATGATCCGTCGTGCTGTCAGCCCTTCACCGATCCGGTCAATCCTGCGACGTAGTGCTCGACGAAAAACGAATAGGCGATAGCAACCGGTATCGATCCAAGCAGGGCCCCAGCCATCAGCGGTCCCCAGTAGAATACATCGCCACGGATCAGCTCCGATGTGACGCCGACCGGCACAGTCTTCTGCTCAGGCGAGGACAGGAAGACAAGCGCATAGATGAACTCGTTCCACGACAGCGTGAAAGCGAAAATGCCGGCCGAGAGGATGCCCGGGATCGCCACCGGGATGACGATGTAGAGCATAGCCTGCCAGCGCGAGGCGCCATCAATGCGCGCGCATTCCTCGAGCTCCTTGGGTACCGCCTTGAAGTAGCCCATCATGAGCCAGGTGCAGAACGGAATAAGAAAGGTCGGATAGGTCAGAATCAGTGACCAAGGCGTGTCACCCAGCCGATAGTTGCGTATGATCTCTGCCAGCGGAATGAACAGCAGCGTTTGCGGTACCAGATAAGTAATGAAGATGCCGGTGCCCAGGCTGCCGGCAAATGGAAAGTTCAGCCGCGACAGAGCATAGCCGGCGAACACGCCGCACACGAGCGAGATAGCGGTTGACGCGAGCGCGATGAACGTCGTGTTCCACAGCCACGATGCGAACAGCGTTTCCTCGAACAAGTACCTGACATGGTCCCAGGTCGGTTTCCAAGTCCAGAACGGATTGTAGTTGATCGAATTCCAAGGCCGGTAAAGCTCGCCGTCCGGCCGCACCGAAGTGATCACCATCCAGTAGAACGGGAACAGCAGGAAAAGCAGGAACAGCGCCATGGGGACGTAGAAGAACATCCACTTTCGCCACCTTGCGCCTTCGATCATGGCTCAGCGGACCTCCACGCGGCGGATGTAGAGAAGTTGGATAATGACGACCAGAAACAGGACCGGAAACATTGCGAGCGATATTGCGGCGCCCTCGCTTAAGAGGCCGGTGCCGATACCAATCTGATAGGCGTAGGTGGCAAACAGGTGCGTTGCGTTGGCTGGTCCGCCGCCCGTCATCACATAGACGATCTGGAAGTCGGCGAACGTCTGAATCACTGAGAACAGCACCACGACCATGGTCACGGGCAGCAGCAGTGGCCAGGTGATGTGCCAGAACCGCTGCCACGGCTTGGCGCCGTCGATGGCGGCGGCCTCGTTGAGTTCGGGACTGATAGTCTGCAAGCCTGCGAGCAGGCTGATGGCAAAGAACGGCACCCCGCGCCAGATGTTGACGACGATAATCGAGATCATGGCGAGGTCCGGATCGCCCAGCCAATTGATCCGACCGGTGATCAAGCCGAAATGGTAGAGGAGCCAATTGAGAACGCTGAACGTCGGGTCGAACATCCACTTCCAGGCGAAAGTCGAGAGCACGGTCGGGATAATGAAAGGCAGCAGGATGAAAGCACGGGTAAAGGCCTTGCCGCGGAAATTACGGTTGAGCAGCATGGCCAGCCACAGCCCGAGCGCCAGCTTGAAGACGGTGGTCACGCCCGTATAGAGGAAGGTGTTGTAAACGGAGGTGCGAAAGATTCCGTCATTGAAGATCTTGTAGAAGTTTGCGAGGCCGACGAAGTCGCCGGGCATACCGACGCGCGAGTTAGTGACCGACAGCAATATCCCTCGAATGAAGGGATAGGCAATGAACATGCCGAGCAGCGCGATGGTCGGCACCAGCAGCACGAATGCCAACCAGCGCTCGTCCTCGAGCAACCGCTGTCGCCGCGGAGGGGGCGCCTCGCGGAGCGTGGTGGCGGAAACCGCGCTTATCGCCATGTCGATCCTCGTCGGCCGGAAGATTCCCTTCCCCCACGAAAATGGGAGAGGGACGGCTTAACCTCAGACGTAGACCTTCTTGAGCTCAGCCTCTGCCCACTTCACGGCATCCTCGGCGGGCATGCCTTGGACGGCCTTTGCGTACATATCAATGATGATGTACTTGGTAACGACCTCGGCTGCCTTGCGCGTAGAGGGGCCTTGGTAGCCAGCGAAGCGCCCTGTGCGCGCCGCTTGCTTGTAGGGCAGCATGATCGGGTCGTCGCCCCACAGCTTGTGCTTTTCCCAATCCGTGGTCGGGCCGACCGAGAAGCCCTTCTGGGAGACGAACCACTTGTCGTAGACGTCCTTGGAGTGAATCCAGCCAAGGAATTTCTTCGCCGCATCCTGGTTCTTCGAATAACCCATCAGGAGGTTCGAGAACGGGACGTGATAGCTGAACTGCCCGCCGGGGCCCTTGGGCAGCGCGGCGTGCAGGATGTCGTCCTTCAATTGCCCGCCTGCCTCCGTCTTGTAGGTATCCGGCTTACGCAGAGCCTCGATGTAGATCGAGGCGCCATTGAGCGTGGCGCTGCACGTCCCGGACAGAAAAGCGCGGTTGTTGTTGGAATCGTCCCAGGCGAGCCCGCCTTCATCGTGGGCGTCCTTCCAGAAGGCCACCATGAACTTTACCGACTCGACTGTCGCTGGGCTATTCAGCACAACGGTCTTGCCGTCTGCTTCGACCTCTTTGCCGCCCCAGGACCACAGATAGGGGTAAGCGAAGGCGGGCGCATCGCCGAACGTGTGACCCAGCGTTTGGCCGATCGGCCGTCCCTTTGCCTTCAGCTTCTTGCCGGCCTCGCGATACTCTTCCCAAGTCTGGGGAAATTTTCCATCCGTGTAGCCGATCTCGGCAAACCAGGACTTTCGGTATGCGATCTGCAGGCCGACGATGCACCACGGCACTGCGATCCATTTTTTTCCGTCATTGGCGACCGCGCGGGATGTTTCGTAGAAGCCGCCCTGGCTCTTGCCGAGTGCCTCAGCGAGGTCGCTGACATCCGCGACGCTCTCGCCGTAAAGTTGCCCCCAATTGTTGAGGACACAGACGACGTCCGGGCCTGACCCCGACTGGATAGCCGAGGTGACGCGGGCCTGGATATCGTTGGCGTTGATGGTCTCGATATTGAGCTTTATGCCGAGCGCCTTCTCGCCCTCCTTGGCGATCTCGTTGCGCAGAAGCTGATCTGACGCCGGAACGAAGTCGGTCCAGCGCAGCCAGTGCACCGTGGTGGCTTGCGCATAGGCGGGCGCCCTGCCGGTCGCCAAGATACCGGCCATGCCGCCCACAACCGCGGCACCGCCCTTGAGGACGTTACGTCGGGTTACCGTCGTCATGCATCCCTCCCTCTGTGTGTCTGAGCTGATGCCCTTCGGCCGGTCTTACGCCGGCTTGGACTCCCTTTCAGCCTATCGCGCCTCCGTGGCTCAACGCATGCCCACGCCGTCGCCTGCGCAATACGTTGGCTCGATGATCTTTTGTAGGTGTTCCACTTGCAGCGCCGTGGTGGCGAGTTCGCCGCGAAACATGGTGAATTATTCGCAGAGCAGCGGCGCGACCACGTCGTTCCCAATCGTAGCGGCGATACGCCCGGCGGCCCGGATCGTGTCGGCGCTGCAGCATGAACCGCACCGTCATAACGGTCCCTCCCGCGCAGCGACGGTATTGCCGTGGCCAAGCGGGTTTTCCCCGTCTTATATGAAGTTCAGTACCGGAAGCTGGCGTGACGTCATTGTCGCCCGTCGCAGCAGGAAATCAAGTGCTAGCTTGACGCGCCGGCCATGGTCTCACTTCGGCTCTCTATGCGGGTTCGCGGCCAACGAGTCTCCTTTGGGGCAATCGCGCCAGGTCGCCGGCGGGTCGAAAGGGCTGCTTCGCACCTTTCATTCCTTTCTTCTGGAGATCTGGTCCTTCACCAAGAGCAAGCCGACGGCAAAGAGCCTGCTGGCGCACCTGTCGCAGCCGAAGGCAATCGAAAGGATGGTGGCCGCGAGCGGAGGACACGACCTTCGGGCCTTCGACAACCTGACGACGCTCAAGACCTGGGCCGACCAAGGACCGCCGAAGGGCACACTCTACCACTACCCGAATCCCTACGACCAACCAGATCCTATCGATTGCCGCGCAGC from Bradyrhizobium zhanjiangense includes these protein-coding regions:
- a CDS encoding ABC transporter substrate-binding protein; the encoded protein is MTTVTRRNVLKGGAAVVGGMAGILATGRAPAYAQATTVHWLRWTDFVPASDQLLRNEIAKEGEKALGIKLNIETINANDIQARVTSAIQSGSGPDVVCVLNNWGQLYGESVADVSDLAEALGKSQGGFYETSRAVANDGKKWIAVPWCIVGLQIAYRKSWFAEIGYTDGKFPQTWEEYREAGKKLKAKGRPIGQTLGHTFGDAPAFAYPYLWSWGGKEVEADGKTVVLNSPATVESVKFMVAFWKDAHDEGGLAWDDSNNNRAFLSGTCSATLNGASIYIEALRKPDTYKTEAGGQLKDDILHAALPKGPGGQFSYHVPFSNLLMGYSKNQDAAKKFLGWIHSKDVYDKWFVSQKGFSVGPTTDWEKHKLWGDDPIMLPYKQAARTGRFAGYQGPSTRKAAEVVTKYIIIDMYAKAVQGMPAEDAVKWAEAELKKVYV
- a CDS encoding carbohydrate ABC transporter permease, coding for MFFYVPMALFLLFLLFPFYWMVITSVRPDGELYRPWNSINYNPFWTWKPTWDHVRYLFEETLFASWLWNTTFIALASTAISLVCGVFAGYALSRLNFPFAGSLGTGIFITYLVPQTLLFIPLAEIIRNYRLGDTPWSLILTYPTFLIPFCTWLMMGYFKAVPKELEECARIDGASRWQAMLYIVIPVAIPGILSAGIFAFTLSWNEFIYALVFLSSPEQKTVPVGVTSELIRGDVFYWGPLMAGALLGSIPVAIAYSFFVEHYVAGLTGSVKG
- a CDS encoding carbohydrate ABC transporter permease; translated protein: MAISAVSATTLREAPPPRRQRLLEDERWLAFVLLVPTIALLGMFIAYPFIRGILLSVTNSRVGMPGDFVGLANFYKIFNDGIFRTSVYNTFLYTGVTTVFKLALGLWLAMLLNRNFRGKAFTRAFILLPFIIPTVLSTFAWKWMFDPTFSVLNWLLYHFGLITGRINWLGDPDLAMISIIVVNIWRGVPFFAISLLAGLQTISPELNEAAAIDGAKPWQRFWHITWPLLLPVTMVVVLFSVIQTFADFQIVYVMTGGGPANATHLFATYAYQIGIGTGLLSEGAAISLAMFPVLFLVVIIQLLYIRRVEVR
- a CDS encoding ABC transporter ATP-binding protein, which translates into the protein MGQVVLKGINKFFDSVHAVKDVNLQIRDKEFVVFVGPSGCGKTTTLRMIAGLEAISSGDISIDGNVVNELAPMDRDIAMVFQNYALYPHMSVYDNMAFGLKMRKFEKSEIDKRVLEAADILGIGELLKRRPRQLSGGQRQRVALGRAIVRHPRVFLFDEPLSNLDAKLRVQMRVELKKLHLRLGTTAIYVTHDQVEAMTLGDRVVVMKDGVVQQVGEPLELYNQPANKFVAGFIGSPAMNFAAVTVTEANGSLIAENSGLRIKLPDETAQRLRGHIGREVMLGVRPEDLTVAGSVDLGHPCFDAVIEVVEQLGSEILLDMKVGESIMVASIEPTARVRVGDKLRVAMRPSRLHVFDAQTEAAI